From Staphylococcus delphini, one genomic window encodes:
- a CDS encoding DUF6978 family protein: MDIKLTDNDVQKLLVLCKEILTQYNIQLEEKCKGTINITATNSEKSFVLSYFVRPGKVSLNFRETEFNICLIRINLNNGFHKNSNNEIIRGNRINIFSEEECLRKNDGSTYMRAYALPYKIFEDNSDFVNQLFALLEYTKTRHNDNINVETNLFLRW; the protein is encoded by the coding sequence ATGGATATAAAATTAACTGATAATGATGTTCAAAAATTATTAGTTTTGTGTAAAGAGATTTTAACGCAATATAATATTCAATTGGAGGAAAAATGTAAGGGAACCATAAATATTACAGCCACCAATTCAGAAAAATCCTTTGTATTAAGCTATTTCGTTAGACCAGGAAAAGTCTCATTAAATTTTAGAGAGACAGAATTCAATATTTGTCTCATAAGAATAAACTTAAATAATGGATTTCATAAAAATTCAAATAACGAAATAATCAGAGGAAACAGAATCAATATCTTTTCTGAGGAAGAATGTTTAAGAAAAAATGACGGTTCTACTTACATGAGAGCTTATGCGCTTCCTTATAAAATTTTTGAAGATAATTCAGATTTTGTTAACCAGTTGTTTGCACTACTAGAATATACAAAAACACGACACAATGATAATATTAACGTTGAAACGAATCTATTTTTAAGGTGGTGA
- a CDS encoding DUF1828 domain-containing protein, which translates to MFKNEIKSISEEYFNYLKNESKFLPLENESIEFYSPVVDFFGDSISVNISFTGSHYKLTDHGETLWNMEEFGIDLMRHKQQKKYQLLKNIMDSHGLFLENDTLSLYTNRKNLPQAIHDYILTLSEISHLAILKKENIRSMFKDEVIHYFLKNRNLYPNIFPEFKIEGKSKLTHHFDAVFPGQTTEYVKAIKNININTAKNALFDWDDVEAYRNQTFDANARLNIITDNEDDISDAVATMLSQYNVSVLSFHHKERLVQRFSNV; encoded by the coding sequence ATGTTTAAAAATGAAATTAAATCTATTAGTGAAGAATATTTCAACTATTTAAAAAACGAATCTAAGTTTCTACCATTAGAAAATGAGTCAATCGAATTTTATTCCCCTGTTGTTGATTTTTTTGGAGATTCTATTTCTGTAAACATATCATTTACTGGAAGCCACTATAAATTAACAGACCATGGTGAAACATTGTGGAATATGGAGGAATTCGGTATAGATTTAATGCGGCATAAACAACAAAAAAAGTATCAACTCCTGAAAAATATTATGGACAGTCACGGTTTATTTTTAGAAAACGATACATTATCGCTGTATACAAATAGAAAAAACTTACCTCAAGCGATACATGATTATATTTTAACTTTATCCGAAATCAGCCACCTCGCTATTTTGAAAAAAGAAAATATAAGATCCATGTTTAAAGATGAAGTTATACATTATTTTTTAAAAAATCGCAATCTTTATCCCAATATTTTTCCAGAGTTTAAAATAGAAGGCAAATCTAAATTGACTCATCATTTTGACGCTGTATTTCCTGGCCAAACCACTGAATATGTTAAAGCGATAAAAAATATTAATATAAATACTGCTAAAAACGCACTTTTTGATTGGGATGATGTCGAAGCGTATAGAAATCAAACGTTTGATGCTAATGCTAGACTCAACATCATTACTGATAACGAAGATGATATCAGTGACGCTGTGGCAACCATGCTATCTCAATATAATGTGAGCGTCTTGTCATTCCATCATAAAGAACGTTTAGTACAAAGGTTCAGCAATGTATAA